The Aspergillus nidulans FGSC A4 chromosome VIII genome contains the following window.
CTCCCACCAGCCAAATTGCCGTTGACTCTGTAGAGCGCGAGCGGCAAATAGACTACGACACTCGATTGACGCATAAGATTTGGGAACTAGCCACTACGCACGCTAATCCTGCTGTGGATCTGCTAGTTTGCTTAGAACGGCACCAACCGATTGGATTCCGATACGTTGATATCACCCGGAACGTCGTTATTCACCACGGAAGCCGGGATACTCGAGTTCCTGTTGACAATGTCCGGTGGTTAGGTCAGACTATGAGGCGCTGCGAGGTCCGAGTTCTCGAAGGCGAAGGACATGGATTGATGGCTTCGGCTACTGTTATGGGCAATGTTTTGATGGAGATCGCCAAAGAATGGGAAGATTGGATGACTCTGGTTCAAGGCAAGCGCAAAGCGACACTAGGCACTCGCTCTGGATCCATGATCGCGGTCTAGTCGGAAGTTTGGATCTACCGATACGCCAATCTGGACCATCAGACCCGAGCGAAGAAAAAGCCATACCTCAGAAGCGTGAATATATGACTACACGGACTTCACCTGATTGCGACTACGTCTGTCTTCGAGTTGTTCGGTTTGCCGAGTTCCACCGCTGCGGGTTCTGCGGTCGTTCTCAAGCCGCATGCACGGagttgatttccttgcaTCTATATATACCTTACAAGGCCGTTTTTGTAATTCGTTCCCTATCTGTCTGTTTTCTGTTTTTGACCACGATACCATTGATTATAACTCATACCCAAGAGCTTAGACATTATTTTAAATCTAGTCTATAATAGAGGAAAATTCAACGACCAAAAACCAGTGTCCGTTGTATATGATCAGCAATAGTCGAATAACCCGACTGAATTTGACGAAGCGTGCTCTATATAGCAATCATGAAGTAGTGATGAAGTCTGTTGACTGCAGTAGTACTTCGAATAGAAAACACCGCCTATTATTTGCGGGTTATCGTTTAAGTCGACGGTCGCCTGCACGGGCCGCCTCGGAGTTCATTTCGCCCTTCCCCACGCGTAGGGGCCTTCTTGTAACTTCGCAACATCTTAAACAGCCACATCCTTCTCAATCCTCGCACAACCCTGTACCACATATATTCCCAGTCATCACCCCATATTGCGCCTCGAACCTCTTGCGCGCTCGCCAATGTACGGTCTCAACTCATGCCTGAGCCGTCCCTATGACCTGACCTGATATCAGCGCATGATCATCGACTTGTGAAAGAGCTGTGTTGAATGCAGTTAACATATACACTTACTCAAGGCATAACCGGATTGTCTAAGAAGCTTCGTTACATCGCCTTGAGAGGGGGTGGTAAAAACAAGACTATCTAGAAATTGTTCCTACCAAAGTCCACTGAAATGCTCTCCCAACGGCGCATTCGTGTTCTTGCTGTCACAGCGTTGGTCGCGTTTGTATTATATTTGCATTACTCGGTACTTTCCTCCCTTCTTATCTGCTCAATACGTCCTCTGGATATCTAACGAGTTGACCATGCAGAGCGAAACCCGGAGTATCCAGAAGCAGAAGTTCTACCAGTCGACCGTGGCCGCAATGAATGCGGAAAAGGCCACCGCAGGGGACACAAAGACAAGCAATTACCTATCTCATACCGATAGGGAACAGCCGGCTTTCAAGTCAAGCGAGGAATATACCTACACtgttggtgatgatgaagagcagcCGGCGATACCGCGGGCGCCGCCGgggccgcagcagcaactcAAGGACTCCGAACCAGTTACAGAGGAGATTCCAATTGCGGGCCGGACCAAGATGACTGTTACTAAGGAGAAAGGGGGTGATGAAATTAAGACGGATGCTGAGACTGGGGCTGTGTCCGTgcaggaggacgaggacgaggacgaagacgatgaagaggaagaggaagaggaaaagcaaCAGAAATTAGAGCATGAAGAGCAGAAGGTCAAAGCCGAGCTGAACGATATGCTGAAACGGTCGCCGAGTAAGTTTGCAACCACATTTGGCGTTTTGTTCGACTTCTGACAGAGACTCTACAGTTGTCATTTTCTCCAAGAGCTACTGTCCCTTCAGCAGGAAGGCCAAAACGGTTCTACTAGAGAAATACTCAATTGTACCAGCGCCTTTCGTGGTAGAACTCGACCAACATCCGCTTGGTCCACAACTACAGTCGCTTTTAGGAGAAAATACCGGCCGTCGGACTGTTCCGAACGTTTTGGTCAATGGGAGAAGTATTGGCGGCGGAGATGATATCGTTGCCCTGGACGAGCATGACGAGCTGGCATCGCGATTGAAGAGTCTGGCTGGCAAGTGGCTCCAGGAAGTCGAACGAAAAGGAGCCGACGGCG
Protein-coding sequences here:
- a CDS encoding uncharacterized protein (transcript_id=CADANIAT00001235), yielding MQSETRSIQKQKFYQSTVAAMNAEKATAGDTKTSNYLSHTDREQPAFKSSEEYTYTVGDDEEQPAIPRAPPGPQQQLKDSEPVTEEIPIAGRTKMTVTKEKGGDEIKTDAETGAVSVQEDEDEDEDDEEEEEEEKQQKLEHEEQKVKAELNDMLKRSPTPFVVELDQHPLGPQLQSLLGENTGRRTVPNVLVNGRSIGGGDDIVALDEHDELASRLKSLAGKWLQEVERKGADGAN